A single genomic interval of Lucilia cuprina isolate Lc7/37 chromosome 2, ASM2204524v1, whole genome shotgun sequence harbors:
- the LOC111690356 gene encoding anti-sigma-I factor RsgI2: MFTLKSFCLIWFLLGIVTEITSEDYLHFGGTEEESRQAAYYLSADSGSNIGPTDELKRTQRSFWKKLFKNGLFGECDNCCNNCNYNVGNGDNYSPAPSPLLPFQPFRPLPLWQNLQPLFGPVSYDSYGRGSYNNPPRYNGNAVNNPPSYDNNVPQAPETVYEIPTELPPVEPEYNVDNSPAVEELYEPPAALPENTYSLPEPSTYTKEETPKAVQYANGKVPQIIYQPIIYVSPQYQGNKDVIKQIQQEETKYDEEPKEEYKPLSPSYEKESESESASSSYSSDAESTKLDDSSNDNFNKSEPQTPVVVTPCSQSYAVPSTPCLSPPLTNPALSAVSTVYNIITPSLLHTLTAGQSPSYITSVTAPNVPCSNEEPSKYSLTPSNVIPLDSYSLPPSSPAPVATAYLSSPAPMTAPKPAPAPMPQSYIQPIHMSSDDQPYRVCPELFEEYQRKLNTILPHIHAGRGGSTFVNAQLIHY, encoded by the coding sequence GTGGTACCGAGGAAGAGTCTAGACAGGCAGCGTATTATTTGTCAGCCGATAGTGGTTCTAATATAGGTCCTACGGATGAATTGAAACGTACACAGCGTTCATTTTggaagaaattatttaaaaacggTTTATTCGGAGAATGTGATAACTGCTGTAATAATTGTAATTACAATGTGGGAAATGGTGATAACTATAGTCCAGCACCATCGCCTCTTTTGCCATTTCAGCCCTTTAGACCATTGCCACTGTGGCAAAATTTACAGCCATTATTTGGTCCAGTAAGCTATGACAGCTATGGCAGGGGTAGTTATAATAATCCTCCGCGTTATAATGGTAATGCTGTTAACAATCCTCCCAGCTACGACAACAATGTTCCACAAGCACCTGAAACGGTATATGAGATACCCACAGAACTGCCACCAGTTGAGCCTGAATACAATGTAGATAATAGCCCTGCTGTTGAAGAATTATATGAGCCACCTGCTGCTCTTCCTGAAAATACTTATAGCCTTCCGGAGCCTTCAACATATACAAAAGAGGAAACACCTAAAGCTGTCCAATATGCAAATGGAAAAGTAccacaaattatatatcaaCCCATTATATATGTATCACCTCAGTACCAAGGCAATAAAGACGTAATCAAACAAATCCAACAAGAAGAGACTAAATATGATGAAGAACCTAAAGAAGAATATAAACCTTTGAGTCCTAGTTATGAAAAAGAATCTGAGAGTGAATCCGCATCATCTTCGTATAGCTCAGATGCAGAGAGTACAAAATTAGATGATAGTTCTAATGATAACTTCAATAAATCGGAACCACAAACACCTGTCGTAGTAACACCCTGCAGTCAATCTTATGCTGTTCCATCTACACCTTGTTTAAGCCCGCCACTCACAAATCCTGCTCTATCGGCAGTCTCTActgtttataatattattactcCATCATTGCTACATACACTAACAGCAGGTCAAAGCCCTTCATACATTACTAGTGTAACTGCACCCAATGTCCCCTGTTCAAATGAAGAACCTTCCAAGTATTCCTTAACTCCCTCTAATGTTATACCTCTGGATAGTTATTCGTTGCCACCCTCATCTCCAGCTCCAGTAGCAACGGCTTACTTGTCATCTCCAGCCCCTATGACAGCACCAAAACCTGCTCCAGCTCCTATGCCACAATCCTATATACAACCGATTCACATGTCATCTGATGATCAACCATATCGTGTCTGCCCGGAACTTTTTGAGGAATATCAgcgtaaattaaatacaattttaccaCACATTCATGCTGGCCGGGGAGGAAGTACTTTTGTCAATGCTCAACTAATACATTATTGA